In the Alphaproteobacteria bacterium genome, one interval contains:
- a CDS encoding ankyrin repeat domain-containing protein — protein sequence MLIKMTNSITKENVSLQEFERLYKNADDGDLGSLDLLLSLNILTSDGSYTISALHVASMRNSANLVEALCKGGAKVDQIDGVAALHMGAIYGGMEGVEALLRCGATVDLKAGKIKTSALQFSAARGDVGITEILLKYGAKVDSVSPINGLSALHMAVDYNHADVAEVLLRHHANVSLPGYQGLTALQMTAMSDSPDLVDVLVRWGAKIDEFGVGCARLSALHLSAMLNKPAVAKALLDHGATVDLILKDGSPLEVAALYGSADVIKTLIQGGADINRVDSKGLTALHWAAASGRIKVVEVLLDHLAVVDLVSSDGMTPLHYAVDKGSLPIARLLLDKGADVSKPSTSNAFSTPLMYAFGVTTMDMFWLLWGYKR from the coding sequence ATGCTTATTAAAATGACGAACAGTATTACAAAAGAAAATGTTTCGTTGCAGGAATTTGAACGTCTTTACAAAAATGCAGATGATGGTGACTTGGGTAGCCTGGACCTTTTGTTGTCCCTTAACATTCTTACAAGCGATGGGAGTTATACTATTTCAGCTCTTCATGTGGCTTCAATGCGCAATAGTGCCAATTTGGTGGAGGCCTTGTGCAAGGGTGGGGCGAAAGTTGATCAAATTGATGGGGTAGCAGCGCTTCATATGGGGGCGATATATGGGGGCATGGAAGGGGTTGAGGCTTTGTTGCGATGTGGTGCGACAGTTGATTTAAAGGCGGGAAAGATTAAAACAAGTGCGCTTCAATTTTCTGCTGCTCGTGGCGATGTGGGCATTACAGAAATTTTATTGAAATATGGTGCAAAGGTTGATTCGGTTAGTCCTATTAATGGGCTCTCGGCCCTTCATATGGCTGTAGATTATAATCATGCAGATGTTGCGGAAGTTTTGCTGCGTCATCATGCAAATGTTAGTCTTCCTGGGTATCAAGGATTGACAGCACTTCAGATGACGGCAATGTCTGATAGCCCCGATTTGGTAGATGTTTTGGTACGATGGGGCGCAAAGATTGATGAGTTTGGTGTAGGGTGTGCGAGACTGTCAGCATTGCATTTGTCCGCAATGTTGAATAAGCCAGCTGTGGCAAAGGCATTATTGGATCATGGCGCGACGGTCGATTTGATCCTTAAGGATGGATCCCCCCTTGAAGTGGCGGCATTGTACGGCAGTGCAGATGTGATAAAGACTTTAATCCAGGGTGGGGCTGATATTAATCGTGTGGATTCCAAGGGATTAACGGCCCTGCATTGGGCAGCGGCAAGCGGCCGTATAAAAGTTGTGGAGGTTTTGCTGGACCATCTGGCGGTGGTGGACCTGGTGAGTAGTGATGGGATGACTCCGCTGCATTATGCTGTGGATAAGGGTTCTCTGCCCATTGCGCGGCTTTTGTTGGATAAGGGTGCGGATGTATCAAAACCAAGCACGAGCAATGCATTTTCCACCCCATTGATGTATGCGTTTGGGGTGACAACCATGGATATGTTTTGGTTGCTGTGGGGATATAAGCGATGA
- a CDS encoding ankyrin repeat domain-containing protein has translation MNRYKNAREILQRYLLGVISFGFIAGLGVVPAFCAIEELYALMPTLVTARNIITNQDISVQEFEQIYREAKDNPDSDLSLLLPLCVTITQKSSGKTTVLEWAALRGDANLVERLFAYDPDIMKQCEGESALLHYATRQNHVNVAKILFRHGIALDAVKNGLTPLHISACYGCTEVAEFLLDNGAMVDLMGDKGWTPLYLASVKNHLGVMFQLLHHGAKVDLGCGDIGYSALHMAVVAKSVDGINLLLDHHATIDVGSDGVGIRPLLVAVENNFLKGAEVLLKRGAVVDHTYGGRTALFMATQYDYADMARLLLKYGANVNFIGEMGSSPLHMAAWFDSADVAVALIQGGAAIDHPDEDGLTPLHWAVMRGKEKMVGVLLDHLAAVDLASNKGLTPLYYAVDKNYLPIARLLLDKGADVSKPSTSYALSTPLVHAFGVTTMDMFRLLWGYKR, from the coding sequence ATGAATCGTTATAAAAATGCAAGGGAAATTTTGCAACGCTATTTGTTAGGTGTGATTTCTTTCGGTTTTATTGCGGGTTTGGGTGTGGTGCCCGCATTTTGCGCAATCGAAGAGTTGTATGCCCTCATGCCCACGCTTGTAACGGCAAGAAATATCATCACAAATCAAGATATTTCTGTGCAAGAATTTGAACAGATTTACAGGGAGGCAAAAGATAATCCCGATAGTGATTTAAGCTTATTGTTGCCTTTGTGTGTTACGATAACCCAGAAAAGTTCTGGCAAAACAACAGTTCTTGAGTGGGCCGCCCTTAGGGGGGATGCCAATCTTGTTGAGCGATTATTTGCATATGATCCCGATATTATGAAACAATGTGAAGGTGAAAGTGCTTTACTCCATTATGCAACACGTCAAAATCATGTAAATGTGGCAAAGATTTTGTTTCGGCATGGTATAGCGCTTGATGCCGTTAAGAATGGTTTGACTCCGCTCCATATTTCTGCATGTTATGGCTGCACAGAGGTTGCGGAGTTTTTGTTGGATAATGGTGCGATGGTTGACTTGATGGGCGACAAGGGATGGACGCCTCTTTATCTGGCTTCAGTCAAAAATCATCTAGGTGTCATGTTTCAATTATTGCACCATGGTGCAAAGGTTGATTTGGGTTGTGGTGACATTGGCTATTCTGCCCTTCATATGGCAGTGGTTGCGAAGAGTGTTGATGGCATTAATCTTTTATTAGATCATCATGCAACGATAGATGTGGGTAGTGATGGCGTGGGGATAAGGCCACTTCTTGTCGCCGTTGAAAACAATTTTTTAAAAGGCGCAGAAGTCTTGCTGAAACGTGGGGCGGTGGTTGATCATACCTATGGTGGAAGAACAGCTCTTTTTATGGCGACTCAATATGATTATGCCGATATGGCTAGGCTTTTATTGAAGTATGGTGCGAACGTCAATTTTATTGGGGAGATGGGATCAAGCCCGCTTCATATGGCTGCATGGTTCGATAGTGCGGATGTGGCCGTGGCCCTAATCCAAGGTGGGGCAGCGATTGATCATCCGGATGAGGATGGATTAACCCCTCTGCATTGGGCGGTGATGCGTGGGAAGGAAAAGATGGTTGGGGTTTTGTTGGATCATCTGGCGGCAGTTGATTTGGCCAGCAATAAGGGATTGACACCCCTGTATTATGCTGTGGATAAGAATTATTTACCCATTGCGCGGCTTTTGTTGGATAAGGGTGCGGATGTATCAAAACCAAGCACGAGTTATGCGTTGTCGACCCCACTGGTTCATGCGTTTGGGGTGACAACCATGGATATGTTTAGGTTGCTGTGGGGATATAAGCGATGA